In bacterium, one DNA window encodes the following:
- a CDS encoding CoB--CoM heterodisulfide reductase iron-sulfur subunit A family protein, producing the protein GKKVYLVEREPTIGGHMAKFDKTFPTLDCAACILTPKMSQVRAHPNIKMWTYSEVANVSGFVGNFKVKVRRKPRYIIEDLCVGCNECVEKCTFQKGQFPDEFNEGLSKRKPIYMAFPQATPSVVVIDPETCSFLKRGKCKKPCVDACERDAIDFAQTETIEEIDVGAIILATGFKTFDAARSAQYGYGIYKNVFTALEIERMVNASGPTGGEVKLRDGKSVPQSVGIIHCVGSRDAKTNKHCSRVCCMYSLKLAHLIKERTGADVYNFYIDMRTPGKGYEEFYDKLLNENVHFIRGRVATVNDWAATPEEQGKLVLRAEDTLLGVVRRIPVDMVVLSTGLEPKSDADDVRRLFNISCSKEGWFLERHPKLAPVNTFTDGIFLAGACQGPKDIPDTVAQAGAAAMEAVALIDRGFVELEPNTAYITEDECSGCQICVGLCPYSAISFDNELKTSQVNGALCKGCGTCVASCPSGAAQQHLFTDEQIFEEIEGVMEYV; encoded by the coding sequence GGTAAGAAAGTGTACCTCGTCGAACGTGAACCGACGATCGGCGGACACATGGCAAAGTTCGATAAGACGTTCCCGACGCTCGACTGTGCCGCGTGTATTCTGACGCCGAAGATGTCGCAGGTGCGCGCTCATCCGAATATCAAAATGTGGACTTATTCGGAAGTGGCGAATGTCAGCGGCTTTGTAGGCAATTTCAAAGTGAAGGTGCGGCGAAAGCCGCGCTATATCATCGAAGATTTATGCGTCGGCTGTAATGAATGCGTCGAGAAGTGCACGTTCCAGAAAGGACAATTCCCCGACGAATTCAACGAAGGTCTATCTAAGCGGAAACCGATTTACATGGCGTTCCCGCAAGCAACGCCATCGGTCGTGGTCATCGATCCCGAAACCTGCAGTTTCCTGAAACGCGGGAAATGCAAGAAACCGTGCGTCGATGCCTGCGAACGCGATGCGATCGATTTTGCACAGACCGAAACCATCGAGGAAATCGATGTCGGAGCGATCATTTTAGCGACCGGTTTCAAAACCTTCGATGCCGCACGTTCGGCGCAATATGGTTACGGCATATACAAGAATGTCTTCACCGCGTTGGAAATCGAACGGATGGTAAACGCCTCGGGACCGACCGGTGGCGAAGTCAAATTGCGCGATGGAAAGTCCGTACCGCAATCGGTTGGCATCATCCATTGTGTCGGCAGCCGCGATGCGAAAACGAACAAACACTGTTCCCGCGTCTGTTGTATGTATTCGCTCAAGCTCGCGCACTTGATTAAAGAGCGCACCGGCGCCGATGTCTACAACTTCTATATCGACATGCGAACGCCGGGCAAAGGGTACGAAGAGTTCTACGACAAGTTGCTCAACGAAAATGTTCATTTCATTCGTGGTCGCGTCGCCACTGTGAACGACTGGGCGGCAACCCCCGAAGAGCAAGGCAAATTGGTACTTCGCGCCGAAGATACGCTGCTCGGAGTTGTGCGACGGATTCCCGTCGATATGGTTGTGTTGTCGACCGGACTCGAACCGAAATCTGATGCGGACGATGTTCGACGGCTCTTCAATATCAGTTGCAGCAAGGAAGGTTGGTTCCTGGAGCGGCATCCGAAACTCGCTCCGGTAAATACCTTTACCGACGGCATTTTCTTAGCGGGCGCTTGTCAAGGACCGAAGGATATTCCCGACACCGTTGCACAAGCCGGTGCGGCGGCGATGGAAGCGGTCGCTTTAATCGACCGCGGGTTTGTCGAATTAGAACCGAATACGGCGTACATCACAGAAGATGAGTGTTCCGGTTGTCAGATTTGTGTTGGGCTTTGTCCCTATAGTGCAATCAGTTTCGATAACGAACTGAAAACATCACAAGTAAACGGTGCGCTTTGCAAAGGCTGCGGCACTTGCGTGGCAAGTTGTCCGTCCGGAGCGGCGCAGCAACACCTATTCACCGACGAACAGATCTTCGAGGAGATCGAGGGGGTCATGGAATATGTCTGA
- a CDS encoding hydrogenase iron-sulfur subunit → MSDPIRNGSDGRFEPRIVAFFCNWCTYTAADLAGTARMTYAPNARVVRIMCSGRLDPQFIMAAFRQGADGVLIGGCHPGDCHYQEGNYKALRRITLLKKLLSQFGIEPERLRLEWISASEGDRVQKVMNEMTEQVRKLGPLHLEPMKLQHPGAAASLSHVKATPVKEMAL, encoded by the coding sequence ATGTCTGATCCGATTCGTAATGGAAGTGATGGCAGGTTTGAACCGCGCATCGTTGCATTCTTCTGCAATTGGTGTACGTATACCGCAGCCGATCTTGCCGGTACAGCGCGAATGACGTATGCCCCGAATGCGCGCGTGGTTCGCATTATGTGCTCCGGACGGCTTGACCCGCAATTTATTATGGCGGCGTTTCGTCAGGGTGCCGATGGCGTACTGATAGGTGGTTGTCATCCCGGCGATTGCCATTATCAGGAAGGCAACTACAAAGCGTTGCGCCGGATTACATTGCTGAAAAAACTCCTCAGTCAATTCGGAATCGAACCGGAACGGCTCCGGCTCGAATGGATTTCCGCTTCGGAAGGCGACCGGGTGCAAAAAGTGATGAATGAAATGACCGAACAGGTGCGCAAGCTCGGTCCGCTCCATCTGGAACCGATGAAGTTGCAGCACCCCGGTGCGGCTGCGTCGCTTTCTCACGTAAAGGCGACCCCTGTTAAGGAGATGGCGCTATGA
- a CDS encoding oxidoreductase, with protein MSKPKVGFYWCASCGGCEEAIVDLDEAILDVVAAVDVVFWPCAMDFKRSDVEAMKDNEMAVCFINGAVRSDEQLEMVELLRKKAGLVVAFGSCSHEGGIPGLANLYTKAGVLKAAYGNAFSTVNPEYTLPMAEFSFPEGKGTLPTLFETVKSLDQVIDVDYFLPGCPPPVKLIVNAVMAILKGELPEKGAVLAPDMAQCDECPRKDTKPEKLLLKQFYRPFQIQVDHEKCLLAQGLLCLGPVTRQGCNNSCMVGNMPCTGCMGPTSRVRDYGAKALSAIATSLDSNDDAEIVAVMDSIVDPAGTFYRYSLPTSLMHRANVTNGGK; from the coding sequence ATGAGTAAACCGAAAGTAGGTTTCTATTGGTGCGCGTCCTGCGGCGGCTGTGAAGAAGCGATTGTCGATCTCGACGAAGCGATTCTCGATGTGGTTGCCGCGGTCGATGTCGTCTTTTGGCCTTGTGCGATGGATTTCAAGCGCAGCGATGTCGAAGCGATGAAAGACAACGAAATGGCCGTTTGTTTTATCAACGGTGCCGTACGCAGCGACGAGCAACTGGAAATGGTCGAGTTGCTCCGCAAGAAAGCCGGATTGGTCGTTGCATTTGGCAGCTGCTCCCACGAAGGCGGTATTCCCGGTTTAGCGAATCTCTACACCAAGGCGGGAGTATTAAAGGCTGCTTATGGTAACGCCTTCTCAACTGTCAATCCTGAGTACACTCTTCCGATGGCGGAATTCTCTTTCCCCGAAGGGAAAGGGACATTACCTACATTGTTTGAGACCGTAAAATCGCTCGATCAAGTGATTGATGTCGATTATTTTCTCCCCGGTTGTCCGCCACCTGTCAAGCTCATCGTCAATGCCGTAATGGCAATATTAAAAGGGGAGCTTCCCGAAAAGGGAGCCGTCCTTGCGCCGGATATGGCACAGTGCGATGAGTGTCCCCGGAAAGACACCAAGCCGGAAAAATTGTTGCTCAAGCAATTCTACCGCCCCTTCCAGATTCAAGTCGACCATGAAAAGTGTTTGCTTGCCCAAGGCTTACTCTGCTTAGGCCCGGTGACTCGGCAGGGTTGCAACAATTCCTGTATGGTTGGCAATATGCCTTGCACCGGATGTATGGGTCCGACCAGCCGCGTCCGCGATTACGGTGCGAAAGCGCTCTCCGCGATTGCGACTTCCCTCGATTCCAACGACGATGCCGAAATCGTAGCAGTGATGGATTCGATTGTTGATCCCGCGGGCACGTTCTACCGCTATAGTTTACCCACATCATTGATGCATCGCG